From Strigops habroptila isolate Jane chromosome 1, bStrHab1.2.pri, whole genome shotgun sequence, a single genomic window includes:
- the FAM210A gene encoding protein FAM210A, with protein sequence MQRGLFHTASQLAHGTYLVLPRTGIFQCLKGQSVLSNIGCKVILALDPPKRCLHAGAACFASNKSASSSQPADSPHKVLEERNHLTSATDTAKQSPVESDSSELDPLQDKSISLVQRFKKTFKQYGKVMIPVHLLTSTVWFGSFYYAAMQGVNVVPFLELIGLPDNIVNILKNSQSGNALTAYALYKIATPARYTVTLGGTSISVKYLRKHGYMSTPPPVKEYIQDRMGETKDKITEKMGETKDKITEKMEETKDKITEKMEETKDKITEKIQETKDKVSFKKIKE encoded by the exons ATGCAACGGGGTCTATTCCATACTGCTTCTCAGCTGGCACATGGGACGTACTTGGTTCTTCCTCGCACTGGTATCTTTCAGTGCTTAAAAGGACAATCAGTGTTGTCTAATATTGGATGCAAAGTGATTTTGGCACTGGACCCTCCTAAACGCTGTCTTCACGCAGGTGCAGCATGCTTTGCCTCAAATAAAAGTGCTTCTTCATCACAGCCAGCAGACAGTCCTCACAAAGTGCTAGAAGAGAGAAATCATTTGACTTCAGCCACTGATACAGCCAAGCAGAGCCCTGTAGAATCAGATTCTTCAGAACTTGATCCATTACAAGACAAATCAATTAGTCTTGTTCAGAGatttaagaaaacttttaagCAGTATGGAAAAGTCATGATTCCCGTGCATCTTCTGACTTCCACTGTGTGGTTTGGATCCTTTTACTATGCAGCTATGCA aGGAGTGAACGTTGTTCCATTCCTAGAGTTAATTGGCTTACCAGACAACATAGTGAACATCTTGAAAAATTCCCAGAGTGGAAATGCACTAACTGCGTATGCATTGTATAAA aTTGCAACTCCTGCCAGATACACTGTGACTTTGGGAGGAACATCCATCTCTGTTAAGTATCTACGTAAGCATGGCTACATGTCCACACCACCACCAGTAAAGGAATATATACAAGATAGGATGGGGGAAACAAAGGATAAGATTACAGAGAAGATGGGGGAAACAAAGGATAAGattacagagaagatggaggaaACAAAAGATAAGattacagagaagatggaggaaACAAAAGATAAGATTACAGAGAAGATACAAGAAACCAAAGataaagtttcatttaaaaaaataaaggagtaG
- the RNMT gene encoding mRNA cap guanine-N7 methyltransferase, with product MADLTKTEEQEVEKSLDEEVEKTPGTLEADSGISQEGDSSTSGTVHSTANEKEVDSGNQDGTAKGKNLDSEDEPAKKARKVGHGQAVAAHYNELQEVGLEKRSQSRIFYLRNFNNWTKSVLIGEFIDRVRRKKNDIAVLDLGCGKGGDLLKWKKGRIKKLVCTDIADISVQQCKQRYEDMKARCRYNEHIFDAEFIQADSTKDLLSSKYSDPDMRFDICSCQFVYHYSFETYEQADMMLKNACGNLSPGGYFIGTTPNSFELVKRLEASETNSFGNDVYSVKFEKKGEYPLFGCKYDFHLEEVVDVPEFLVYFPLLEEMAKKHGMRLVYKMTFREFYEEKIKNEEHKMLLRRMQALEPYSTFGDSRLVSDKPDDYEHAKEFIKDGKAKLPLGTLSKSEWEATSIYLVFAFEKQL from the exons ATGGCTGATTTAACCAAGACTGAAGAACAGGAAGTAGAGAAGAGTTTGGATGAAGAAGTGGAGAAAACACCTGGTACTTTAGAGGCAGATTCAGGTATTAGTCAGGAAGGTGATAGTTCAACTTCAGGTACAGTTCACTccactgcaaatgaaaaagaagtcGATAGTGGTAATCAAGATGGCACAGCAAAAGGGAAGAATTTAGACTCTGAAGATGAACCTGCGAAGAAAGCA CGTAAGGTAGGCCATGGGCAAGCTGTAGCTGCACATTATAATGAGCTTCAGGAAGTTGGATTGGAAAAACGTAGCCAGTCTCGCATATTCTACCTCCGAAACTTTAATAATTGGACAAAGAGCGTCCTCATTG GTGAATTTATAGACCGGGTACGACGGAAAAAGAATGATATAGCTGTTCTGGATCTAGGATGTGGCAAAGGTGGAGACctactgaaatggaaaaaaggcagaattaaaaAACTTGTCTGTACTG ATATTGCTGACATTTCTGTGCAACAGTGCAAGCAGCGATATGAAGACATGAAAGCCCGATGTCGTTATAATGAACATATTTTTGATGCAGAGTTTATACAAGCGGATAGTACCAAG GATCTCTTGTCTTCTAAATACAGTGATCCAGATATGCGCTTTGACATTTGCAGCTGTCAGTTTGTTTACCATTACTCATTTGAGACGTATGAGCAGGCTGACATGATGCTTAAAAATGCTTGTGGGAACCTCTCTCCTGGAGGGTATTTCATTGGCACAACTCCAAATAGCTTTGAACTTGT AAAGCGACTTGAAGCTTCCGAAACAAATTCATTTGGGAACGATGTGTACAGTGTAAAATTTGAAAAGAAGGGAGAATATCCTTTGTTTGGCTGCAAGTATGATTTCCACTTGGAAGAAGTGGTTGATGTCCCTGAGTTCTTGGTTTACTTTCCATTACTGGAAGA AATGGCGAAGAAGCATGGTATGAGATTAGTCTACAAAATGACATTTCGGGAATTCTATGAAGAGAAAATCAAGAATGAGGAGCATAAAATGCTGTTGAGGAGAATGCAGGCCTTGGAG CCATATTCTACATTTGGTGATTCCAGGCTCGTTTCTGATAAACCTGATGATTATGAGCATGCAAAAGAGTTCATCAAAGATGGCAAGGCAAAGTTACCATTG GGAACTTTGAGTAAATCTGAATGGGAAGCAACAA gtaTTTACTTggtatttgcatttgaaaagcaaCTGTGA